The Desulfonatronum thioautotrophicum nucleotide sequence TGAAGTGGACTATTGCAGTGGAGCTTGTTTCCTCGTTAGAAGAACTCTTTTTCATGACCTCGGCGGCTTTGATCTACGCTATTCTCCAGCCTATTATGAGGAGACAGACCTTTGTTTTTCAATTCGGGAGAAAGGCCTTGTTGTCCTTTATGAACCTGCTTCAACCCTCATTCACTTCGGCTCAACCACCGCCGGTCTAGACCCCACAAAAGGCGTTAGACGACACCTGCTTGTAAATAGAATAAAATTTTTCAACAAATGGAAAAAAACTTTACTCAACCATGAAATGCCTCCTTCTCAAGAAGAAGAGGTCACAACCTGTGATCGTGGGCAACTGGGGAGAAGGATTGGTAAAAAGAGAGAGCTGCCATTGATTGCAGAATGTGCCGAAAAACCCAAGATTTGCATAGTCAGTGACTTTATGCCCCGGTTTAACGCCAGTTCTTCCAATTTGAGAGTCAGCCATCTGATTCGTCTGATGAAAGATGCTGGGCATCCCCTCGAATATATATATTTCGTTCGTGACCCCGAAGATCGCAAGTATCAACAAGCTCACCCCGGTGTTCTGTTTTGCCATGTGCCTTTCAATGTCAAAGATTTGTTGAACGCCATTATGAGTTCTAATTCAAATATAATCTGGCTAACAAATCTCTGGACTGTGGAATGGCTTGAATATGCCACGCACATTGTGCGATACATAAAAAAACATTTGCCTTATGTGAGTATTGTCATGGATACCATGGATTTTCATGCTAAAAAAAATCATCGTAAATACCTTGCTGACCGTATACCTGAAGATTTGGCAACTTCGGCCCGTTTTCTAGAGATTGAGCGTGATGTTTACCCACTTGTAAATTCTTTAGTCACAGTGACTAACGAGGAGTGCCGCGACATTCAGAATGCAATACCTGACTGTGCACCCATCACGATCCTGCCGAATATTCATGAGGTTCCTCGCTCCATTCCGCCTCTGCCAGGGCGTTCCCATCTTGTATTTCTGGGCAATTTCTCAGTACTGCATAACAGAGACGGAGTTCATTGGTTTTTGAAAAATGTGTTGCCAATAATTATTGCGAAACATCCTGATATCGAATTTCACTTGGTCGGCAGGGATGCGGATAAATATTTCACAGAATCGTCAGGTTTGAGGATCATAGGCTTTGCTGACAACCTGGAAAAAATGCTGGCCAAGTACCGTGTGTTTGTCTGTCCCTTGACATACGGAGCGGGAATGAAAGGTAAGATCGGAAGCGCAGCGGCTTGTGGTCTGCCAACCGTGACCACAACCATTGGCCTGGAAGGCTTCCCCCTCGTACACGGTGTAAATTGTTTGGTTGCCGATACGGCAAATGATTTCGCCGATGCATGCTTAACCTTGGTCAAGGATGATACGCTTTGGAATAAGCTTTCAAACGAAATTCACGCCATGATCAGAAAGCATTACAGTCCGAGAACCGTAGGCTCGCAACTTTACAAACTTCTGGACGGACTTGGAGCGTCAGCAAAGCGTGGGGTGAGCAGTATGGCAAAAGGAGAGGCAGGGCAGCTTCCCAGTGATCCCGGGTTTTCGAGTCCAGAGGCGGACACAATGGATGCATCTCAGCCTGATGCGCGCGTACTTGCCTTCTATTTGCCACAATTTCATCAAATACCTGAGAATGACGCTTGGTGGGGCAAGGGATTTACCGACTGGGTAAATGTTCGAAAAACCAAGCCATCTTTCTCTGGTCATCTGCAACCCATGGTCCCCACGGAACTCGGATACTACGACCTGAAGGATATCGAGATCATGCATAGGCAAGCGCAATTGGCAAAAGATTATGGTTTGCATGGTTTTTGTTTTTATCATTACTGGTTTCATGGTCGTCGCATTCTGGAGCATCCATTGGATAACTATCTTTCATCCAATATTTCACTCCCATTTTGCCTCTGTTGGGCAAATGAAAACTGGTCAAAAAACTGGGATGGAGGCAACCGCGAGTTATTGTTGGAGCAAGCTCATTCTCTTGAAGACGACGAGGCGCATTTCGAACTTTTGTCGAAGTTTTTTTCTGATCCACGGTACGTACGTATCGATGGAAAACCGTTATTTCTTGTTTACCGGGCGGGCTTAATGCCTGATCCAGCCAAAACTGCAAGTCTTTGGAGGAAAATGGCAAAAAGGAAGGGACTTCGCGGCTTATACTTATGCAAGGTTGAAGGCATGAGTGCCGAGCGTGACAACCCTATTCCGATGGGATTTGACGCAGCTGTGGAGTTTCAACCTGACTGGGCAAATCTCGGGCCACATAGGCCGGAAAAGCTTTTTGGCGACCATCGCGTATATGACTATACAGATTTTTCATTGCGTCAAATGTCGAAGTCCTCACCGCCATATAAAAGATTTCCCTGCGTTACCCCACGATGGGATAATACGCCAAGGCGACCAAAAGATTCAGTTATTCTGCTCGGTTCTTCACCGGACATGTTTCGACGCTGGCTTTCCCACGCTATTGACGGTGTTCAGAGCTTTTCTCGTTCAGAACGTGTCGTTTTTTTAAATGCATGGAATGAATGGGCTGAAGGTTCCGCCCTTGAGCCTGATTTGTGTTATGGTCGCGGATTTCTAAAATCCGTGCGAGACGCATTGGACAAAAGCGTCCGGCATGCCGACCATGTGTTGAATGCCAGAGATCTTGAACAGATTAAAGTTGCTGCCACACACAACCCAATCTGTTATGGCGAAGGATTCTTGGGCATGGACGGCTCCGCAGGGGCATGGGTTGGCCCCAAAGGGCGACTCCTGATCACGCCGCCATCTCAAGGGGGGCAGCTCAAGCTCTGCTTAACCGGAGGGAACACAGAGCTGTATTCAGCTGCCAGCCTAGAGGTGGCCTTGCATCTCCTGGGCAATGCTCACATTTTACGGTTAAGTGGAAATCCGCCCCACAAGCAAATTTTGCTGGATATTGCCCCTGACCAAAAACCGTTTGATATTGGTTTGACTTGCAGCGACTATTATATTCCTGCCGAATCAGGTGTTTCTCAGGACCGGGGGGCGCTTTCCGTTCAGGTTCATGCAGAATTCATGACGAAGGAACGATAGAAGGCGAGATTCATGGCCGATACATTCATCCGCCGCCATCCAGGGTACTGCCCAATTTGCGAAATGGAGACCATTTTTTTTGCAAAAAAAGATTGGTTGCGCGATCATTACTTTTGCGCTCGGTGCAAGTCCATTCCACGGTTCCGAGCCCTTGTTCGAGCACTTGAAAAATTCATCCCAAACTGGCGCAGTCTTACAATGCACGAATCGTCCCCAGGCGGGGCCTCTTCCGAATATCTCCGCAATCAAAATCAAAATTACACAAGATCTCACTACCTAAAAGACATCCCTGTGGGCATGTTTTCAAAGAAACATGATGCGTGGTCAGAAAATCTTGAAGCAATGACCTACCCCGATGAATCATTTGACATTTTTATAACACAAGATGTCATGGAGCATACTATGCGCCCATTGGAGACTTTTCGTGAAATTGCAAGAGTATTAAAGCCTGGTGGTGCGCATATTTTTACTGTTCCATGGTATCCTGACGAGACATGTAGCAGGCTGAGAGCGGAAATTGTAAGTGGTGAGCTGCGTTTATTAGCACCTCCGCAATATCATGGCAACCCGATCGATAAGAATGGATCACTGGTTACTGTTGATTGGGGAATCGATCTTCCTCAAAAGATATTTCAATCCAGTGAATTACATACAACAGTATTTTTGGAACGTGATATTTTTTATGGATTGGATGGCGAATTCTTGGAAGTTTTCGTAAGTCAAAAAATGTAGAGCAGTTATGAATATTTTGCTTGTTGCCCATGATTGCTGCTTGGCTGGGTCACAGCAGTCATTTTTACGCATATTAAGATGGCTTGCCAATAATACGGATTGGAATATTGCAATCATCGCACTTGATGAAGGGCCTCTTTCATCTGTTTATAGTCAGTTAGCACCTCTTTATATATGTAATGATTTTGATAAAATAAGTAAGGATGTTTTTATTGGAAAACTAAAAAAAATCATTAAATGGACTCCGGATATCATATTTGGAAATACAGTAGTTTCTGCAAAAATTTATGATTATCTGCAAAATTTTAAATGTCCAATAGTATCAAGGATTGCTGAATTAGAAAGTAGCATTGATATGTATGCTTCTCAGGAAACTATTGATAAACTAGTTAATTATACTGATGTATATATTGCGGTATCACATTCAGTTTCTGAAATGTTGCAAAGAAGATTTCATATTCATCCTGATATCATTAATATCATCAACGGTGCTATTGAGCCTCATCCAACAAAGTTCGACCATGCAAGAAGAAATGAAATTTTCAGAACATTCAATATTTCTCAAAAAAAATTAATTTTATGGGGGTGTGGATCAGTCACCCATCGCAAGGGAGCTGATCTATTTCTATCTGTCGCGGAGAACCTGCTTTCCTTGGGATTCAAAAACTTCCACGCATTATGGG carries:
- a CDS encoding methyltransferase domain-containing protein yields the protein MADTFIRRHPGYCPICEMETIFFAKKDWLRDHYFCARCKSIPRFRALVRALEKFIPNWRSLTMHESSPGGASSEYLRNQNQNYTRSHYLKDIPVGMFSKKHDAWSENLEAMTYPDESFDIFITQDVMEHTMRPLETFREIARVLKPGGAHIFTVPWYPDETCSRLRAEIVSGELRLLAPPQYHGNPIDKNGSLVTVDWGIDLPQKIFQSSELHTTVFLERDIFYGLDGEFLEVFVSQKM
- a CDS encoding glycoside hydrolase family 99-like domain-containing protein, which translates into the protein MKTEYSNNIIALLEEFSAYSSDIYLQTDINMRQSLVKKQKDIIERLKKHFRIVSINQQENINLSVIFYNDDHLPDFFQNISVDTKTNNEYIIIIDENNYSKFLSQGVIDKCSNSLVFIIYPDVKNQRDRQLLSWSGLFLAMEASTGLALCLFKNENFRLTSKYFEILESNPSVFGVFDSKKATDKPADLGLPVVWRPWVHERYGFPDPLQCLDGLLAFFRYAGKLLPTICHDNTIHIPDYKGSNKVSIIIPVWNHADYTKQCLESLSTITRYHNLEVIIVDNGSVDSTKSIVSKYNIRLLSNAENQGFTVACNQGAAIANGEYLLFLNNDTIPLAGWLESLVRVLDDNPWVGAVGSRLIYPDGTLQEASAIVHNDATVTNFGRYDHPAYRKYNKPCEVDYCSGACFLVRRTLFHDLGGFDLRYSPAYYEETDLCFSIREKGLVVLYEPASTLIHFGSTTAGLDPTKGVRRHLLVNRIKFFNKWKKTLLNHEMPPSQEEEVTTCDRGQLGRRIGKKRELPLIAECAEKPKICIVSDFMPRFNASSSNLRVSHLIRLMKDAGHPLEYIYFVRDPEDRKYQQAHPGVLFCHVPFNVKDLLNAIMSSNSNIIWLTNLWTVEWLEYATHIVRYIKKHLPYVSIVMDTMDFHAKKNHRKYLADRIPEDLATSARFLEIERDVYPLVNSLVTVTNEECRDIQNAIPDCAPITILPNIHEVPRSIPPLPGRSHLVFLGNFSVLHNRDGVHWFLKNVLPIIIAKHPDIEFHLVGRDADKYFTESSGLRIIGFADNLEKMLAKYRVFVCPLTYGAGMKGKIGSAAACGLPTVTTTIGLEGFPLVHGVNCLVADTANDFADACLTLVKDDTLWNKLSNEIHAMIRKHYSPRTVGSQLYKLLDGLGASAKRGVSSMAKGEAGQLPSDPGFSSPEADTMDASQPDARVLAFYLPQFHQIPENDAWWGKGFTDWVNVRKTKPSFSGHLQPMVPTELGYYDLKDIEIMHRQAQLAKDYGLHGFCFYHYWFHGRRILEHPLDNYLSSNISLPFCLCWANENWSKNWDGGNRELLLEQAHSLEDDEAHFELLSKFFSDPRYVRIDGKPLFLVYRAGLMPDPAKTASLWRKMAKRKGLRGLYLCKVEGMSAERDNPIPMGFDAAVEFQPDWANLGPHRPEKLFGDHRVYDYTDFSLRQMSKSSPPYKRFPCVTPRWDNTPRRPKDSVILLGSSPDMFRRWLSHAIDGVQSFSRSERVVFLNAWNEWAEGSALEPDLCYGRGFLKSVRDALDKSVRHADHVLNARDLEQIKVAATHNPICYGEGFLGMDGSAGAWVGPKGRLLITPPSQGGQLKLCLTGGNTELYSAASLEVALHLLGNAHILRLSGNPPHKQILLDIAPDQKPFDIGLTCSDYYIPAESGVSQDRGALSVQVHAEFMTKER
- a CDS encoding glycosyltransferase family 4 protein; the protein is MNILLVAHDCCLAGSQQSFLRILRWLANNTDWNIAIIALDEGPLSSVYSQLAPLYICNDFDKISKDVFIGKLKKIIKWTPDIIFGNTVVSAKIYDYLQNFKCPIVSRIAELESSIDMYASQETIDKLVNYTDVYIAVSHSVSEMLQRRFHIHPDIINIINGAIEPHPTKFDHARRNEIFRTFNISQKKLILWGCGSVTHRKGADLFLSVAENLLSLGFKNFHALWAGQPQDGLVKQLFLDKERSPARGLVSFTGPIDAPQLLMKPGDIFLMTSREDPFPLVCLEAAERGVPSICFPGTGGIVDFIRRGGGLVAGSLDPLEMARKAMLFFREPDLAVALGKRAQQFVVKHHTMDAAGPLFAKLFLSIVTRQKILWENTYHEKFQHI